From the Leptospira sp. WS60.C2 genome, one window contains:
- a CDS encoding adenosylcobinamide-GDP ribazoletransferase, with translation MQYLVLELRLFFVCLSFLTRIPSPKFIGFQEEWLHHSIKYSPTVGFLLGSLQWLVFILFFIVFGPTIAFTISLGFLLILTGAFHEDGFSDFCDGIGGGWKRDDILRIMKDSRVGSFGAVGIALLVVLKIFGVSETVSKFPAGNFSFHTFSFTNHHLISVWLYFVSAHTLSRFLSVLMMKLLPYAKEEGYAKPMAKEITWPQIYFASLFGVIPYLSLVYIHSNFLLSLLCIIPSYIYMYRLMKRWIQGFTGDCLGAVQQVVETCLWISGVFLWISI, from the coding sequence ATTCAGTATCTTGTTTTAGAACTTCGCTTGTTTTTTGTTTGTCTGTCGTTTCTCACAAGGATACCCTCACCGAAATTCATTGGATTTCAAGAAGAATGGCTCCACCATTCAATCAAATACTCACCAACAGTTGGGTTTTTACTTGGAAGTTTGCAGTGGTTAGTGTTCATATTGTTTTTTATTGTCTTTGGGCCGACCATTGCTTTTACCATTTCGCTTGGTTTTTTACTGATCCTGACTGGTGCCTTTCATGAAGATGGATTTTCTGATTTTTGTGATGGGATCGGCGGAGGTTGGAAACGAGACGATATCTTACGCATCATGAAAGACAGTCGTGTCGGCAGTTTTGGTGCTGTCGGTATCGCATTACTTGTGGTTTTAAAAATATTCGGAGTTTCCGAAACCGTTTCAAAATTCCCAGCGGGTAATTTCTCCTTCCATACATTTTCCTTCACAAATCATCACCTAATAAGCGTTTGGCTCTACTTTGTATCTGCGCACACACTCAGCCGTTTTTTATCAGTGCTTATGATGAAACTTTTGCCTTATGCAAAAGAAGAAGGATATGCAAAGCCTATGGCAAAGGAAATCACATGGCCACAAATTTATTTTGCCAGTCTCTTTGGTGTGATCCCATATCTCTCGTTGGTCTACATACATTCCAATTTTTTACTAAGCCTTCTTTGTATCATCCCGAGTTATATCTATATGTATCGTTTGATGAAACGTTGGATCCAAGGATTTACGGGTGATTGTTTAGGTGCTGTACAACAAGTAGTAGAAACTTGCCTTTGGATTTCGGGAGTGTTTTTATGGATCTCTATTTAG
- a CDS encoding histidine phosphatase family protein: protein MDLYLVRHPETIAPKGTCYGRTDFPLKYPVEDTAHSTFSYLPPNFDHFLSSPAPRALKLAHALLLKYNPNQTPSGLTINTDNRLLEMDFGDWDGKLWEDIPRKETIPWMKDFVNARTPNGEAFTDLIHRVDLFLNDWKRNGASREQWEETNKQKLESIIVVCHSGPIRAILCRMHGIPHEEAFKSPVEFGSVHKVQL from the coding sequence ATGGATCTCTATTTAGTTCGTCATCCAGAAACTATAGCTCCGAAAGGAACTTGTTATGGTCGCACTGATTTTCCTTTAAAATATCCAGTAGAAGACACAGCCCACTCAACTTTTTCGTATCTACCACCTAACTTTGATCATTTTCTTTCAAGTCCTGCACCTCGCGCCTTGAAGTTGGCTCATGCCTTACTTTTAAAGTACAATCCAAATCAAACCCCATCAGGACTCACAATCAATACCGACAATCGATTATTAGAAATGGATTTTGGAGATTGGGATGGAAAACTTTGGGAAGACATTCCAAGAAAGGAAACCATTCCTTGGATGAAGGACTTTGTAAATGCTCGCACACCGAACGGAGAGGCGTTTACGGATCTCATCCACAGAGTGGATTTGTTTTTAAATGATTGGAAAAGGAATGGGGCTTCCCGAGAACAATGGGAAGAGACAAACAAACAAAAACTAGAATCGATTATTGTTGTATGTCATTCCGGTCCTATCAGAGCCATACTCTGTCGAATGCATGGAATTCCACATGAGGAAGCATTTAAATCCCCAGTGGAATTTGGTTCTGTTCATAAAGTGCAACTCTAA
- the cobT gene encoding nicotinate-nucleotide--dimethylbenzimidazole phosphoribosyltransferase, with product MSLFSLPKISPVTHVLRDQIQQKIDTKTKPLGSLGALEHVALQIAEIQNTMAPRLHHPKLILFAGDHGITEEPVSLYPKDVTWQMVFNFLRGGACANVFAKHSGITVEVVDAGVDHDWDESTNSLINRKVRKGTSNFLKTSAMTLEEAKLSVKTGFELICESQYKETNVFLFGEMGIGNTSSASMILSHLTGIPLTKLVGKGTGLQKEGKEAKLQILEKAFQRTGKLTDPMKILSEFGGFEIGMMAGSMLGAASNQKLFLVDGFITTAAYLLAFHLDPNVKDYAIFSHVSDEEGHIVVLDHLQIRPLLKLNLRLGEGSGALAAYPLIELSVKFLNEMASFADAGVSDSGERV from the coding sequence ATGTCCCTATTTTCCCTACCTAAAATTTCCCCCGTAACCCATGTTTTGCGAGATCAAATCCAACAAAAAATTGACACAAAAACCAAACCACTTGGATCACTCGGTGCTTTGGAACATGTTGCCTTACAAATTGCAGAAATCCAAAATACAATGGCTCCGCGTTTGCATCATCCAAAATTGATTTTGTTTGCAGGAGATCATGGAATCACAGAAGAGCCCGTTTCACTGTATCCCAAAGATGTAACTTGGCAAATGGTGTTTAATTTTTTACGTGGTGGTGCCTGTGCCAATGTCTTTGCCAAACACAGTGGGATCACGGTTGAAGTGGTCGATGCTGGTGTGGATCATGATTGGGATGAATCCACAAACAGCTTGATCAATAGAAAAGTCCGCAAAGGTACATCAAATTTTCTGAAAACCTCTGCGATGACCTTGGAAGAAGCAAAGCTTTCCGTAAAGACAGGATTCGAATTGATTTGCGAATCTCAATACAAAGAAACGAATGTTTTTTTATTTGGGGAAATGGGAATTGGAAACACTTCTTCTGCTTCCATGATCCTATCTCATCTAACAGGGATTCCACTGACAAAACTTGTGGGAAAAGGAACGGGACTTCAGAAAGAAGGAAAAGAAGCTAAGTTACAAATCTTAGAAAAAGCCTTCCAAAGGACGGGAAAACTCACAGACCCAATGAAGATCCTTTCCGAATTCGGTGGATTTGAAATTGGAATGATGGCAGGTTCTATGTTAGGTGCCGCATCTAATCAAAAACTTTTCCTTGTCGATGGGTTTATCACAACGGCTGCTTATTTACTTGCTTTCCACTTAGATCCAAATGTCAAAGACTATGCGATTTTTTCGCATGTATCTGACGAAGAAGGTCATATTGTCGTACTAGATCATTTACAAATTCGTCCTTTATTAAAACTGAACCTACGTTTGGGAGAAGGAAGTGGAGCACTTGCTGCTTACCCCCTCATCGAACTCAGCGTCAAATTTTTAAATGAAATGGCTTCCTTTGCTGATGCGGGAGTGAGCGATTCAGGGGAAAGAGTCTAA